The Desulfomicrobium orale DSM 12838 genome includes a window with the following:
- a CDS encoding HD-GYP domain-containing protein, with translation MTTSKNAGSSGGKSELIMGAAIIALIFAALMTWVGWSIRTKQAELNEQIRERLELLARGRTEVFTSWLSGLEQQSERLISSDLFRLYATDMDLIDADPGFLITGAIPEGREHDQMAQLADQFPLMHRTFADFTTFAGFLSGRIVHRSGQSYIGSDSRLQPLSPQQAASVKKTFAAPMTHFSSLRQEDTGLVLDMFVPIISTAQDEKKAAAVVMLTKSANTAVTSVLSNTPLSASGERTRIMQTAGAGFQEIVPWQPGGTAPLVMPLALNDAKELPFARRGGANGEVYSLGVKLPDLDIWIVQEVDAREATRTLQQYARVSVLIATLIALAISLLFGLIWWRTMGRKHKDTAERFRALAQELEKQRNFLDSINDTIPDFIAVKNLDGAYTYANPALAEGVGRAEEEIHGMDDVALFGFDTGKRLEQSDEKALKTGGPVTTTERIYLKSQLHHFQITKVPLRNDQGEPEGVIAVFRDITSMIQAEERKRQAVFQTVEALVKAIEFTDPYLAGHSALMREVSSLLADSLHMSAEEKSTVEIASTLSQIGKIFVDKAVLTKAEQLSEMEKDLIRKHVEHAAGILRQINFDLPVFEAVVQMNERLDGSGYPKGLHDEEIGLHAKVLSVANSFCAMIRPRAYRPAMTVEQALENLQASETSYDRRIVDALRAAMDTAQGDKVLQKARE, from the coding sequence ATGACAACATCGAAAAACGCCGGTTCAAGCGGTGGAAAATCCGAACTGATCATGGGCGCGGCCATCATCGCCCTGATCTTCGCCGCCCTCATGACCTGGGTGGGATGGAGCATCCGGACCAAACAGGCGGAACTGAACGAGCAGATCCGGGAGCGCCTGGAGCTTCTGGCAAGAGGCCGGACCGAGGTGTTCACATCCTGGCTCTCCGGCCTGGAGCAACAAAGCGAACGCCTTATCTCGTCGGATCTGTTCCGCCTGTACGCCACGGACATGGACCTCATCGACGCCGACCCCGGCTTTCTGATCACCGGAGCCATCCCCGAAGGCCGGGAGCACGACCAGATGGCCCAGCTGGCCGACCAGTTCCCCCTCATGCACCGGACCTTCGCGGATTTCACCACCTTCGCCGGGTTCCTGTCCGGACGCATCGTGCACCGCAGCGGACAATCCTATATCGGCTCCGACTCCCGGCTGCAGCCCCTTTCACCGCAGCAGGCGGCTTCCGTCAAGAAAACCTTCGCCGCCCCCATGACGCATTTTTCCAGCCTGCGCCAGGAAGACACGGGCCTCGTGCTGGATATGTTCGTTCCCATCATATCCACGGCACAGGATGAGAAAAAGGCCGCTGCCGTGGTCATGCTGACCAAGAGCGCCAACACCGCCGTAACATCCGTTCTTTCCAACACTCCGCTTTCGGCCAGCGGCGAACGGACCAGAATCATGCAGACAGCCGGAGCCGGATTCCAGGAAATTGTCCCCTGGCAGCCCGGAGGAACGGCCCCGCTGGTCATGCCCCTGGCTCTGAACGACGCGAAAGAACTGCCCTTTGCCCGGCGCGGCGGCGCAAACGGCGAAGTCTATTCTCTGGGAGTGAAGCTGCCGGACCTGGACATCTGGATCGTGCAGGAAGTGGACGCCCGGGAGGCCACCCGGACCCTGCAGCAGTACGCCCGCGTTTCCGTGCTCATCGCCACGCTCATCGCTCTGGCCATCAGCCTGCTTTTCGGCCTGATCTGGTGGCGCACCATGGGCAGAAAACACAAAGACACGGCCGAAAGGTTCCGCGCCCTGGCCCAGGAGCTGGAAAAGCAGCGCAATTTTCTGGACTCCATCAACGACACCATTCCCGACTTCATCGCCGTCAAAAATCTGGACGGCGCCTATACTTACGCCAATCCAGCCCTGGCGGAAGGCGTGGGCAGAGCAGAGGAAGAGATTCACGGCATGGACGATGTGGCCCTGTTCGGATTCGACACGGGCAAACGCTTGGAGCAGTCCGACGAAAAAGCGCTGAAAACCGGCGGCCCCGTGACGACCACGGAACGCATCTATCTGAAGTCGCAGCTCCACCACTTCCAGATCACCAAGGTGCCGCTCAGAAACGACCAGGGCGAACCTGAGGGCGTCATCGCCGTGTTCCGGGACATCACGTCCATGATCCAGGCCGAGGAACGCAAACGGCAGGCCGTTTTTCAGACCGTGGAAGCCCTGGTCAAGGCCATCGAGTTCACGGACCCTTACCTGGCCGGACATTCGGCCCTCATGCGCGAGGTGTCTTCGCTGCTGGCCGACAGCCTGCACATGTCCGCCGAGGAGAAATCCACGGTGGAAATCGCCTCCACCCTCTCCCAGATCGGCAAAATCTTCGTGGACAAGGCCGTTCTGACCAAGGCCGAACAGCTTTCCGAGATGGAAAAGGACCTGATTCGCAAGCATGTGGAACATGCGGCGGGCATCCTGCGCCAGATCAATTTCGATCTGCCCGTTTTCGAGGCCGTGGTGCAGATGAACGAACGACTGGACGGCAGCGGATATCCCAAGGGCCTGCACGACGAGGAAATCGGCCTGCACGCCAAGGTGCTGAGCGTAGCCAACAGCTTCTGCGCCATGATCCGTCCCAGAGCCTACCGTCCGGCCATGACCGTGGAACAGGCGCTGGAAAACCTCCAGGCGTCCGAAACGAGTTACGACCGGCGCATTGTGGATGCCCTGCGCGCGGCCATGGACACGGCGCAGGGGGACAAGGTGCTGCAAAAGGCCCGGGAGTGA
- a CDS encoding bacteriohemerythrin, whose protein sequence is MARLEWQDDLNTGIDIIDQQHRRILEYINALEGIGPQHPFRPSAEAGNVIDELVDYTMSHFAFEETLMEDAGYEFFNPHKKVHQIFVQRVGEFHCRFKSGENVTAELHGLLHSWLFNHIRRDDANYVPAVKAMLERKKRSTDEGWLSNRLGRFFKRK, encoded by the coding sequence ATGGCTCGATTGGAATGGCAGGACGACCTGAACACTGGCATCGATATCATTGACCAGCAGCATCGCAGGATCCTCGAATATATCAATGCTCTCGAAGGAATCGGGCCGCAGCATCCTTTTCGTCCCAGTGCGGAAGCCGGAAATGTCATCGACGAGCTTGTGGACTATACCATGTCCCATTTCGCCTTTGAGGAAACCCTCATGGAAGATGCCGGGTACGAATTTTTCAACCCGCACAAGAAGGTACACCAGATTTTTGTGCAGCGGGTGGGAGAGTTTCACTGCAGATTCAAGAGCGGGGAAAACGTCACCGCGGAACTGCACGGCCTTCTGCACAGCTGGCTTTTCAACCATATCCGCAGAGACGACGCCAACTATGTTCCGGCGGTCAAGGCCATGCTCGAACGGAAAAAACGCAGTACCGATGAAGGCTGGCTCTCTAACAGGCTGGGAAGATTCTTCAAAAGAAAATAA
- a CDS encoding IS5 family transposase (programmed frameshift), with amino-acid sequence MCYTDISDETWQRLEPVLPLEGSPKGGRPAKDKRTFINAIIWLLRTGAPWRALPKEYGSWNAVYSRFRRWQIKGSWKAVFLALASDPDLEAVMIDGTYIHAHKHSAGAKGGKHRQALGRSRGGFTSKLHAQVDALGNPVSFFLTGGECADVSVAPQLLEGVCNCTVIADKGYDSEPLVQLLEAKGCTVVIPPRSNRKTPRRYDRHLYKERHLVECFFSKIKEYRRVATRYEKLAQTFLSFVYLAASMIWIK; translated from the exons ATGTGTTATACCGATATTTCCGATGAAACCTGGCAACGGCTTGAGCCCGTTCTGCCGCTTGAGGGTTCGCCCAAAGGCGGCCGTCCGGCCAAAGATAAACGAACATTCATAAATGCAATCATCTGGCTGCTGCGCACCGGGGCTCCCTGGAGGGCCCTGCCGAAAGAGTATGGGTCATGGAATGCCGTGTATTCCCGCTTTCGGCGTTGGCAGATAAAAGGATCCTGGAAAGCAGTCTTTCTCGCTCTGGCGTCTGACCCCGATCTCGAAGCGGTGATGATTGACGGTACGTACATCCATGCCCACAAACATTCGGCTGGCGCAAAAGGGGGCA AGCACAGACAAGCTCTGGGCCGCAGTCGCGGAGGTTTTACCTCCAAGCTGCATGCACAGGTAGACGCGCTCGGCAATCCTGTATCGTTTTTCCTTACAGGAGGTGAATGTGCGGATGTCAGTGTTGCGCCACAATTACTCGAAGGGGTTTGCAATTGTACTGTTATTGCCGATAAAGGTTATGACAGCGAGCCATTGGTTCAACTCCTTGAAGCAAAAGGCTGTACCGTAGTTATTCCTCCACGCTCAAATCGTAAAACACCTCGTCGGTATGATCGGCATCTTTATAAGGAACGGCACCTTGTTGAATGCTTTTTCAGTAAAATCAAAGAGTACCGCAGAGTGGCAACACGTTATGAAAAGCTTGCCCAGACTTTTCTTTCTTTCGTTTACCTGGCAGCTTCAATGATTTGGATCAAATAG
- a CDS encoding transglutaminase-like cysteine peptidase, translated as MPVLAALLVAGLFFPARAWPDMASMRLFQSASFRGNFDALPKWKRVLKKAEGEIRRFQTCSGQCPPGASSWRRIMARARDRQPLEQIRMVNEFFNKWPYRLDEEAYGVSDWWATPQEFLKISGDCEDYAIIKYFALRELGFAPGALRIVVLKDRIRNIGHAVLAVFLDGEVHVLDNMTDMVFPHTKYRHYVPQYSLNETTRWNHIPLAKKP; from the coding sequence GTGCCGGTTCTTGCGGCGCTTCTGGTGGCGGGCCTCTTTTTTCCTGCGCGGGCCTGGCCGGACATGGCGTCCATGCGTCTGTTCCAGAGCGCGTCCTTCCGGGGAAACTTCGACGCTTTGCCGAAATGGAAGCGGGTGCTCAAAAAAGCCGAAGGAGAAATCAGGCGTTTTCAGACCTGCTCCGGCCAGTGTCCGCCGGGCGCGTCCAGCTGGCGGCGGATCATGGCCCGTGCGCGGGACCGGCAGCCTCTGGAGCAGATCAGAATGGTCAACGAATTCTTCAACAAGTGGCCCTACCGGCTGGATGAAGAAGCCTACGGCGTTTCCGACTGGTGGGCCACGCCGCAGGAATTTCTCAAGATATCGGGAGACTGCGAGGACTACGCCATCATCAAGTACTTCGCCCTGCGGGAACTGGGCTTTGCTCCCGGCGCGCTGCGCATCGTGGTGCTCAAGGACCGCATCCGCAACATCGGGCACGCCGTGCTGGCGGTGTTTCTGGACGGCGAGGTCCATGTGCTGGACAACATGACCGACATGGTCTTCCCGCACACCAAGTACCGGCACTACGTCCCGCAGTATTCCCTGAACGAGACGACCCGCTGGAACCATATTCCCCTGGCCAAGAAACCCTAA
- a CDS encoding Ig-like domain-containing protein produces the protein MTLDILDTEPVARPDTNSVPKGGAPVTGNILGNDTLADGATLVHVGGREFGPDGTITIVTDIGGTLVISRNGDYTYTPPAGADPSAGLEDVFSYGLRDVDGDESSSTLTISVTGADPAASPDHNTVPEGGSAVSGNILSNDILANGATLTSFDGRTFDASGVLIITTPLGGVLRIQSNGDYTYTPPASADHSASESLQEVFNYVLRDTDGGEYSSTLTIDVTDTAPTASPDHNTVPEGGSAVSGNILGNDILADGAALATFDGKTFDGSGVLVINTPLGGVLRIQSNGDYTYTPPANVDPAGGTFAREVFNYSLLDRDGDVAQSTLTIDVTDVVPQPEPPAPQPPVPPQPPAPEVLPDVENVTEGDPPVRGNLFTNDTLTGTVLTSVGGQPVPQNGTLVINTPMGGVLEIKANGDYTYTPPSSADHSGSDPLPEVFNYILTDSGGGTHSSTLTINVADAAPVARPDDNTVKEGASPVSGTVLGNDTVVDDATITEIKVDGVTHVFNSGQPIQTFNTMEGGTLEFNFRTGEYTYTPPDHLDHSNGVITERFEYTLVDRDGDFDTATLTVTVEDTKPVANDDLHRFSVTAPEIEVRGNVITGMGAGGADDPSKDTPLRVGGWHDGEEGTTPGFDGLKIGEWQTLASGNQFRWDDANGHYTYKVVSDSNSWKTLYDSVTHTDISQLNIKADGVNDLSPAQDLSSNFTGGLHNGPNGLGVQDEDPTVDPMAAIDFLFNLPHLGIQDQSLIVDLGGKHGAIKLGLAPNEAPGYGKGGQFVLDLYDQNGNLIGTDDNGGQFFLVGDFTSNAVRFFQVNGQPVVASHVGIRAMPTEDQWADSSANGGVMPWIGGYSSSFYLKHISVHDSSQDGGDKITYQITDSDGSTDAATLTLTPLYHGEIP, from the coding sequence TTGACTCTGGACATTCTTGACACCGAGCCGGTGGCAAGGCCGGATACCAATTCCGTGCCCAAGGGCGGGGCTCCTGTCACCGGAAATATTCTGGGGAACGATACCCTGGCCGACGGTGCGACTCTTGTGCATGTCGGCGGGCGGGAATTCGGTCCTGACGGCACCATCACCATTGTCACAGATATCGGCGGAACGCTGGTCATCAGCCGGAACGGCGACTACACCTACACGCCACCCGCCGGGGCAGATCCTTCGGCCGGGCTGGAAGATGTGTTCAGCTATGGCCTGCGCGATGTTGACGGAGACGAATCTTCCTCCACGCTGACCATCAGCGTGACGGGGGCGGATCCGGCCGCTTCGCCCGATCACAATACTGTTCCGGAGGGCGGAAGCGCCGTTTCCGGGAATATTCTGAGCAACGATATTCTTGCCAACGGCGCGACCCTGACCTCTTTCGATGGCAGAACGTTTGACGCCAGTGGCGTTCTGATCATTACCACACCCCTTGGCGGTGTGCTCAGAATCCAGAGCAACGGTGACTACACCTATACGCCGCCGGCCAGTGCGGACCACTCGGCGTCCGAGTCTTTGCAGGAAGTATTCAACTATGTCCTGCGCGATACCGATGGCGGAGAATACTCGTCCACGTTGACCATCGATGTGACGGATACGGCTCCAACGGCTTCTCCCGACCACAATACGGTCCCGGAGGGCGGGAGCGCCGTTTCCGGAAACATCCTGGGCAACGACATCCTCGCGGACGGGGCGGCTCTGGCCACCTTCGACGGCAAAACATTTGATGGAAGCGGGGTGCTTGTTATCAATACGCCTTTGGGCGGTGTGCTCAGGATCCAGAGCAATGGCGATTACACCTATACGCCCCCGGCCAATGTCGATCCGGCAGGCGGGACCTTTGCGCGGGAAGTGTTCAATTATTCTCTCCTTGACCGCGACGGGGACGTAGCCCAATCCACTCTGACCATTGATGTGACGGATGTTGTGCCGCAACCCGAGCCTCCCGCGCCGCAGCCTCCTGTTCCGCCGCAACCTCCCGCGCCGGAGGTACTGCCGGACGTGGAGAATGTCACGGAAGGTGACCCGCCTGTTCGAGGAAACCTCTTCACGAACGATACCCTCACCGGCACGGTGCTGACCAGTGTTGGCGGACAGCCGGTGCCGCAGAACGGAACGCTTGTCATCAACACTCCCATGGGTGGGGTGCTGGAGATCAAGGCCAACGGGGATTACACCTATACTCCGCCTTCCAGTGCGGACCATTCGGGCTCCGATCCCTTGCCGGAAGTATTTAATTATATCCTTACGGATAGCGGCGGGGGCACGCATTCGTCCACGCTGACGATCAACGTGGCGGATGCCGCTCCGGTGGCGCGCCCCGATGACAACACTGTTAAAGAAGGCGCATCTCCCGTTTCCGGCACTGTGCTGGGCAATGATACTGTTGTGGATGACGCCACAATCACGGAGATCAAGGTCGACGGTGTGACGCATGTGTTTAATTCCGGTCAGCCAATCCAGACATTCAATACGATGGAAGGCGGAACACTGGAATTCAATTTCCGGACAGGCGAGTATACATACACGCCGCCGGACCACCTGGATCATTCAAACGGAGTGATCACTGAGCGGTTTGAATATACTTTGGTCGACAGGGATGGAGACTTTGACACTGCCACGCTGACCGTCACCGTCGAGGATACCAAGCCTGTGGCCAATGATGATCTGCATCGTTTTTCAGTGACGGCTCCCGAGATTGAGGTGCGAGGCAACGTTATTACCGGCATGGGGGCGGGGGGTGCGGATGATCCCAGCAAAGACACGCCTTTGAGAGTCGGGGGCTGGCATGATGGAGAAGAAGGGACAACCCCTGGATTTGATGGCCTCAAAATCGGTGAATGGCAAACCTTGGCTTCTGGAAACCAGTTTCGTTGGGATGATGCCAACGGACACTATACATACAAGGTCGTGTCTGATTCCAACTCATGGAAGACACTTTATGATTCTGTGACGCACACAGATATATCGCAGCTGAATATCAAGGCGGACGGCGTAAACGACCTCAGCCCAGCGCAGGATTTGTCTAGCAACTTTACGGGAGGATTACATAATGGGCCCAATGGGTTGGGTGTGCAAGATGAAGATCCCACTGTCGACCCTATGGCGGCCATTGATTTTCTTTTTAACCTTCCACATCTTGGTATCCAGGACCAATCGCTTATTGTTGATCTGGGCGGAAAGCATGGAGCCATCAAGCTCGGCTTGGCTCCAAACGAGGCTCCCGGTTATGGAAAAGGCGGCCAGTTTGTACTGGATCTTTACGACCAGAATGGCAATCTGATCGGTACGGACGACAATGGCGGACAGTTTTTTCTCGTTGGGGACTTCACATCCAATGCGGTGCGATTCTTCCAGGTGAACGGTCAGCCTGTTGTCGCCTCGCATGTCGGCATCAGGGCCATGCCCACCGAGGATCAGTGGGCGGACAGTAGTGCCAACGGTGGCGTGATGCCTTGGATTGGGGGTTATTCCTCGTCCTTTTATCTGAAGCATATCTCTGTGCACGACAGCTCCCAGGACGGCGGAGACAAGATCACGTATCAGATAACCGACTCGGACGGCTCAACCGATGCCGCCACGCTGACGCTGACGCCTTTGTATCACGGAGAAATACCTTGA
- a CDS encoding HlyD family type I secretion periplasmic adaptor subunit yields the protein MRKRRYSEEELGFMSEVDAAMYNRGRGGAYVLSLTICLFLASFLVWAHFAVLDEVTRGMGQVIPSQRVQVIQNLEGGILEETLVRENQIVEKGDILVRISNELAQSTLKDMASQALTHQGAITRLHAEATGTDPDFSEELKTKAPKVITDQMAIYRARMDQLEQELKILRSQHTQRVQEASEMNIRRNQVANDLKLAQEQLNIARPLMEKNVYPRVEYLSLERTVSSLRGDLQTLNVSIPRTQQAAQEFKERQNQRLAEFKAQALQEMNQHQVELNSKLHALSAGQDRVTRTDVRSPVRGTVKQVILNTAGGVVKPGEPILEILPLDDTLLIEANIKPADIAFLHPGQKAMIKITAYDFSIYGGLEGSVEQISADTIENQKGESFYKVKLRTQAAAITYRGETLPIIPGMTASVDILTGKKSVLDYLLKPILKARQNALRER from the coding sequence ATGCGTAAACGCCGCTATTCCGAAGAAGAACTGGGATTCATGAGCGAAGTGGACGCCGCCATGTACAACCGTGGCCGCGGCGGCGCTTATGTGCTGTCTCTGACCATCTGTCTGTTCCTGGCCTCTTTTCTGGTCTGGGCGCATTTCGCCGTACTGGATGAAGTGACCAGAGGCATGGGACAGGTCATTCCCTCCCAGCGGGTGCAGGTCATCCAGAATCTGGAAGGCGGCATTCTGGAAGAGACCCTGGTGCGGGAAAACCAGATCGTGGAAAAAGGGGACATTCTGGTGCGCATCAGCAATGAATTGGCCCAAAGCACCCTCAAGGACATGGCCAGCCAGGCCCTGACCCATCAGGGGGCCATCACCCGGCTGCACGCCGAGGCCACCGGAACCGATCCCGATTTCTCGGAAGAACTGAAGACCAAGGCCCCCAAAGTCATCACGGACCAGATGGCCATTTACCGGGCCCGCATGGATCAGCTCGAACAGGAGCTGAAAATCCTGCGCAGTCAGCACACCCAGCGGGTCCAGGAAGCCAGCGAGATGAACATCCGCCGCAACCAGGTGGCCAACGACCTGAAGCTGGCCCAGGAGCAGCTCAATATCGCCAGGCCGCTCATGGAGAAAAACGTGTACCCGCGGGTGGAGTACCTGAGTCTCGAACGCACGGTCAGCTCGTTGCGCGGCGACCTGCAAACCCTGAACGTGAGCATTCCCCGCACCCAGCAGGCGGCCCAGGAATTCAAGGAACGCCAGAATCAGAGGCTGGCCGAATTCAAGGCCCAGGCCCTTCAGGAAATGAACCAGCATCAGGTGGAGCTCAACTCCAAGCTCCACGCTCTGTCGGCGGGACAGGACCGGGTCACCCGCACCGATGTGCGCAGCCCCGTGCGGGGCACGGTCAAGCAGGTCATCCTCAATACCGCGGGCGGTGTGGTCAAGCCGGGCGAGCCCATTCTGGAAATCCTGCCCCTGGACGACACCCTGCTCATCGAGGCCAACATCAAGCCTGCGGACATCGCCTTTCTGCATCCGGGACAGAAGGCCATGATCAAGATCACGGCCTACGATTTCTCCATTTACGGCGGTCTGGAAGGGTCCGTGGAGCAGATCAGCGCGGACACCATCGAAAACCAGAAAGGCGAGAGCTTCTACAAGGTGAAACTGCGCACCCAGGCGGCGGCCATCACCTACCGGGGCGAGACGCTGCCCATCATTCCGGGCATGACCGCCAGCGTGGACATTCTGACCGGCAAGAAGAGCGTGCTGGATTATCTGCTCAAGCCCATTCTGAAAGCCCGGCAAAACGCCTTGCGGGAGCGGTAA
- a CDS encoding VPLPA-CTERM sorting domain-containing protein, with product MRTMAMAAVLSLLLFTGTGFAAMSINLPDYGSYSGIVDAGNARIGVGFNSAGELVGGDHGALQVTNGGGQYFDTKFIGNYANGQGAQGPVGITLSQAANAFTFTVGVINAVWQHQAEDLWVKIFDDMGRTEEFNYKLYALNGGLYQAFTIHGRDITSFRKILFGPNGDRSGWAYGNMAFTPAAVPVPAAVWLLGSGLAGLALVRRRQ from the coding sequence ATGAGAACAATGGCCATGGCTGCCGTTTTGAGCTTGCTGCTTTTCACCGGTACCGGTTTTGCCGCCATGTCGATCAATCTGCCGGATTATGGCTCGTACTCAGGCATCGTAGACGCGGGCAACGCCCGGATCGGAGTGGGATTCAACTCCGCAGGTGAATTGGTTGGAGGTGACCATGGTGCCTTGCAAGTGACCAATGGCGGAGGCCAGTATTTCGATACCAAATTTATAGGCAATTATGCGAATGGGCAGGGTGCTCAGGGACCTGTAGGGATTACCCTGAGTCAGGCCGCGAACGCCTTTACCTTCACGGTCGGTGTCATTAACGCTGTGTGGCAACATCAGGCTGAGGACTTGTGGGTCAAAATATTCGACGATATGGGCCGTACTGAGGAATTCAATTACAAGCTGTATGCTCTTAATGGTGGTCTTTATCAGGCGTTCACTATTCATGGCAGAGACATTACCTCCTTCCGGAAGATTCTGTTTGGTCCCAACGGGGACAGAAGTGGCTGGGCTTATGGGAACATGGCCTTCACTCCTGCCGCTGTTCCGGTGCCTGCCGCAGTGTGGCTTCTGGGCTCCGGCCTGGCTGGTCTGGCCCTGGTCCGCCGCCGTCAGTAA
- a CDS encoding type I secretion system permease/ATPase translates to MSDTQTPAKSSIRVSVTQDQAIPRSAADCASSTPPLLGCLSIVSRLMGKPVSVTALETGLPRTQNGPTAYACIRTARREGLDTQIVHKPLEKIPALNLPCILLLQGENACVLTELRKDSARIIMPENPDAPFETPLEKLLESYSGHAVFARPKAELESWTRELKIFDTKAWFWGTILHFLPIYRHVILASVFINILAIASPVFTMNVYDRVVPNNALETLWVLAVGVAVAFFFDFALRNLRGYFVDVAGRNADILVASKLMSHVLSMRMDHKPGSTGALVNNIREFDSLREFFSSTTLLAMVDLPFLVLFILAIAVIGGPVAAIPAVGAPIVILVGLLVQGPLKHFIETGYRESTQKNALLVEAVSGLETLKTTRAEGPMLGRWEQIVGQGAKSSIRSKAISTFSLTFTQFATQIVYAGVIIWGVYRIAEGQMTTGGLIACSILVGRAMSPLGAVAAMLTRLQQSRMALKNLDVLMQIPGERPEEVRHTAQRDLKASIAFEDVSFKYPGALTNSLSHVSLHIAQGERVAILGKMGSGKTTLGKLVTGLYTPQRGAVKVGGLDIRQMDPADLRAKIGYMAQDNFLFQGTVRENITLGAPQAGDQALFKAAAIAGVTDFIRSNPAGFNLQVGERGLSLSGGQRQAITIARALLLNPDIVILDEPSSSMDMGVEAILKLRLTSALQGKTLVLVTHRPTLLSLVSRVIVLDEGRIVADGPRDKVLGELQKNPGGGGNA, encoded by the coding sequence ATGAGCGATACCCAGACACCGGCAAAATCTTCTATCAGGGTGAGCGTAACCCAGGATCAGGCCATCCCCCGGTCCGCAGCCGATTGCGCCTCGTCCACCCCTCCGCTTCTGGGATGCCTGTCCATCGTCTCCAGACTCATGGGCAAGCCGGTCAGCGTCACGGCCCTGGAAACAGGCCTGCCCCGCACCCAGAACGGCCCCACGGCATATGCCTGCATCCGCACGGCCCGCCGCGAAGGACTGGACACCCAGATCGTGCACAAACCACTGGAGAAAATCCCGGCCCTCAATCTGCCCTGTATCCTGCTCCTTCAGGGCGAAAACGCCTGCGTGCTGACAGAACTGCGCAAGGATTCGGCCCGCATCATCATGCCCGAAAATCCGGACGCACCATTCGAGACGCCCCTGGAAAAACTTCTGGAAAGCTACAGCGGGCATGCCGTCTTCGCCCGGCCCAAGGCAGAACTGGAATCCTGGACCAGGGAACTCAAAATCTTCGACACCAAAGCGTGGTTCTGGGGTACCATCCTGCATTTTCTGCCCATCTACCGGCACGTGATCCTGGCCTCGGTGTTCATCAATATCCTGGCTATCGCCTCGCCCGTATTCACCATGAACGTCTACGACCGGGTGGTGCCCAACAACGCCCTGGAAACCCTGTGGGTTCTGGCCGTCGGCGTGGCCGTGGCCTTTTTCTTCGATTTCGCCCTGCGCAATCTGCGCGGCTATTTCGTGGACGTGGCCGGGCGTAACGCCGACATCCTCGTGGCCAGCAAGCTCATGAGCCACGTCCTGTCCATGCGCATGGACCACAAGCCCGGATCCACGGGTGCGCTGGTCAACAACATCCGGGAGTTCGACTCCCTGCGCGAATTTTTCAGCTCCACCACCCTGCTGGCCATGGTGGACCTGCCTTTTCTCGTCCTGTTCATTTTGGCCATCGCCGTCATCGGAGGCCCCGTGGCCGCCATCCCGGCCGTGGGCGCACCCATCGTCATCCTCGTCGGGCTGCTGGTTCAGGGGCCGCTCAAGCACTTCATCGAGACCGGCTACAGGGAGTCCACCCAGAAAAACGCCCTGCTGGTGGAGGCCGTCAGCGGTCTGGAAACCCTGAAGACCACCCGGGCCGAGGGCCCCATGCTCGGCCGCTGGGAACAGATCGTCGGACAAGGGGCCAAGTCGTCCATCCGCTCCAAGGCCATCAGCACCTTTTCCCTGACCTTCACCCAGTTCGCCACCCAGATCGTGTACGCCGGCGTCATCATCTGGGGCGTGTACCGCATCGCCGAAGGGCAGATGACCACGGGCGGCCTCATCGCCTGCTCCATTCTGGTGGGCCGGGCCATGAGCCCTCTGGGAGCGGTGGCCGCCATGCTGACCCGGTTGCAGCAAAGCCGCATGGCCCTGAAGAATCTGGACGTGCTCATGCAAATTCCCGGGGAACGGCCGGAAGAGGTGCGCCACACCGCGCAGCGTGACCTCAAGGCCAGCATCGCCTTCGAGGACGTGAGCTTCAAATATCCGGGAGCCCTGACCAACAGCCTGTCCCATGTCAGCCTGCACATCGCCCAGGGCGAGCGGGTGGCTATTCTGGGCAAGATGGGCTCGGGCAAGACCACCCTGGGCAAGCTTGTCACCGGCCTGTACACGCCACAGCGCGGCGCGGTGAAGGTCGGCGGACTGGACATCCGCCAGATGGACCCGGCCGACCTGAGGGCTAAAATCGGCTACATGGCCCAGGACAACTTCCTTTTTCAGGGCACCGTACGCGAAAACATCACTCTGGGCGCGCCCCAGGCCGGGGACCAGGCCCTGTTCAAGGCTGCGGCCATCGCCGGAGTGACGGATTTCATCAGAAGCAATCCGGCCGGATTCAATCTCCAGGTGGGCGAGCGGGGGCTCAGCCTGTCCGGCGGACAGCGTCAGGCCATAACCATCGCCCGCGCCCTGCTTCTGAACCCGGATATCGTCATTCTGGACGAGCCGAGCAGTTCCATGGACATGGGCGTGGAGGCCATCCTCAAACTCCGCCTGACCTCGGCCCTGCAGGGCAAGACCCTCGTCCTCGTCACCCACCGGCCCACCCTTTTGTCTCTGGTCTCCCGCGTCATCGTGCTGGACGAAGGGCGCATCGTCGCCGACGGCCCGCGCGACAAGGTGCTGGGCGAGCTGCAGAAAAACCCCGGCGGAGGCGGAAATGCGTAA